A single window of Hyla sarda isolate aHylSar1 chromosome 2, aHylSar1.hap1, whole genome shotgun sequence DNA harbors:
- the TMEM45A gene encoding transmembrane protein 45A isoform X2: MANFKGHALPGSFFLLFGLWWSVKYPLKYACRKNKKICFFGSKVGFQRVEVIEGAVKAIFALIGMLAEQFVPDGPHLRLYNHEEKQWSHLMNWQHSTMYFFYGISGVVDIITHTTKAVPVAMDRLMLAIAVFVEGFLFYYHVHGRQELDMHVHVLLLFAIFGGALCTFLEVFFRGNIILELFRSSLCILQGSWFWQIGFVLYPPGGGPEWSQNDHGNIMFVTMCYCWHYAFALLLVGVNYGVVSWVVNTKLKSAQSMEMELLKSQQRDQDSEDDI; encoded by the exons ATGGCAAATTTTAAAGGGCATGCACTGCCAGGGAGCTTTTTCCTCCTATTTGGTCTTTGGTGGTCAGTGAAGTACCCGCTGAAGTATGCCTGCAGGAAAAATAAGAAGATTTGCTTTTTTGGGTCAAAAGTTGGATTTCAGCGCGTTGAAGTCATAGAAGGAGCAGTGAAGGCAATCTTTGCTTTGATAG GGATGTTGGCTGAACAGTTTGTACCAGATGGGCCTCATCTCAGATTGTACAACCATGAGGAGAAGCAGTGGAGCCATCTAATGAACTGGCAGCACTCCACCATGTATTTCTTCTATGGCATCTCCGGGGTGGTAGATATCATCACTCATACCACCAAGGCTGTTCCTGTAGCTATGGACAGACTGATGCTGGCGATTGCCGTCTTTGTGGAAG GATTCCTATTTTATTACCATGTACATGGCAGACAGGAGCTAGATATGCACGTTCACGTACTCCTCCTATTTGCAATTTTTGGGGGAGCACTGTGCACATTTTTGGAGGTCTTCTTCCGGGGAAACATTATACTTGAATTGTTCAGGTCAAGTCTGTGTATCCTACAAGGCAGCTGGTTCTGGCAG ATTGGATTCGTGCTGTATCCCCCCGGAGGTGGACCCGAGTGGAGCCAGAATGATCATGGTAACATCATGTTCGTTACAATGTGCTACTGTTGGCACTACGCCTTTGCACTCTTGCTTGTTGGTGTGAATTATGGCGTTGTCTCATG GGTGGTTAATACCAAGCTGAAATCTGCCCAGTCTATGGAGATGGAATTACTCAAGTCACAGCAGAGAGATCAAGACTCTGAGGATGATATATAG
- the TMEM45A gene encoding transmembrane protein 45A isoform X1, whose amino-acid sequence MEGYQLEDTEKQFQWDLITRTMANFKGHALPGSFFLLFGLWWSVKYPLKYACRKNKKICFFGSKVGFQRVEVIEGAVKAIFALIGMLAEQFVPDGPHLRLYNHEEKQWSHLMNWQHSTMYFFYGISGVVDIITHTTKAVPVAMDRLMLAIAVFVEGFLFYYHVHGRQELDMHVHVLLLFAIFGGALCTFLEVFFRGNIILELFRSSLCILQGSWFWQIGFVLYPPGGGPEWSQNDHGNIMFVTMCYCWHYAFALLLVGVNYGVVSWVVNTKLKSAQSMEMELLKSQQRDQDSEDDI is encoded by the exons gGACTTAATAACCAGAACTATGGCAAATTTTAAAGGGCATGCACTGCCAGGGAGCTTTTTCCTCCTATTTGGTCTTTGGTGGTCAGTGAAGTACCCGCTGAAGTATGCCTGCAGGAAAAATAAGAAGATTTGCTTTTTTGGGTCAAAAGTTGGATTTCAGCGCGTTGAAGTCATAGAAGGAGCAGTGAAGGCAATCTTTGCTTTGATAG GGATGTTGGCTGAACAGTTTGTACCAGATGGGCCTCATCTCAGATTGTACAACCATGAGGAGAAGCAGTGGAGCCATCTAATGAACTGGCAGCACTCCACCATGTATTTCTTCTATGGCATCTCCGGGGTGGTAGATATCATCACTCATACCACCAAGGCTGTTCCTGTAGCTATGGACAGACTGATGCTGGCGATTGCCGTCTTTGTGGAAG GATTCCTATTTTATTACCATGTACATGGCAGACAGGAGCTAGATATGCACGTTCACGTACTCCTCCTATTTGCAATTTTTGGGGGAGCACTGTGCACATTTTTGGAGGTCTTCTTCCGGGGAAACATTATACTTGAATTGTTCAGGTCAAGTCTGTGTATCCTACAAGGCAGCTGGTTCTGGCAG ATTGGATTCGTGCTGTATCCCCCCGGAGGTGGACCCGAGTGGAGCCAGAATGATCATGGTAACATCATGTTCGTTACAATGTGCTACTGTTGGCACTACGCCTTTGCACTCTTGCTTGTTGGTGTGAATTATGGCGTTGTCTCATG GGTGGTTAATACCAAGCTGAAATCTGCCCAGTCTATGGAGATGGAATTACTCAAGTCACAGCAGAGAGATCAAGACTCTGAGGATGATATATAG